In Juglans microcarpa x Juglans regia isolate MS1-56 chromosome 7D, Jm3101_v1.0, whole genome shotgun sequence, the following are encoded in one genomic region:
- the LOC121238298 gene encoding aluminum-activated malate transporter 2-like, with translation MSPTNQDQKERLFTRKWRWLKAFPERLKAKACEVSANTKKIAQDDPRRVIHSAKVGLALTLVSLFYYYQPLYDSFGFSAMWAVMTVVVVFEFSVGATLGKCLNRGLATLAAGALGVGAHHLASLSGHIGEPILLGFFVFLQAVTSTFTRFFPKIKARYDYGLLIFILTFSLISVSGFRDDEIIELAHKRLSTIIIGGLACVIITIFVCPVWAGEDLHNLIAVNVERLANFLEGFGDEYFKTTADGESTDGKSCLGEYKNVLSSKNTEESLANFARWEPRHGHFQFRHPWKQYLRIGTLTRECAYRIDALSGYINSDVQVSLEIRSQIQDACTKMSLECGKALKEVASAIRTMSKPSSADRHVSNSKTAAKNLESLLRSGLWENAELLAVIPAATVASLLFDVVKCTEKIVDSVHELASMAHFKTVDRTVSPEKEEVPHDIEQLKPVPKIDSPHVVITVHGSTSAAFPENGTTPHQYY, from the exons ATGAGTCCTACAAACCAAGATCAGAAAGAAAGACTTTTCACCCGCAAGTGGCGGTGGCTCAAGGCTTTTCCTGAGAGGTTGAAAGCCAAGGCGTGTGAAGTTTCAGCAAACACGAAAAAGATTGCCCAAGACGATCCTAGAAGAGTTATTCATTCGGCAAAAGTAGGACTCGCACTCACCTTGGTTTCATTGTTCTACTATTATCAACCGCTGTATGACAGTTTTGGTTTCTCTGCAATGTGGGCTGTAATGACTGTGGTTGTCGTCTTTGAATTCTCTGTAG GAGCCACGCTTGGAAAGTGTTTGAACAGGGGATTGGCAACATTAGCAGCTGGTGCTTTAGGTGTTGGAGCTCACCACCTAGCTAGCCTATCTGGGCACATAGGCGAGCCCATATTACTTGGGTTCTTTGTCTTTCTGCAAG CTGTTACGTCTACATTCACAAGGTTCTTCCCCAAAATCAAGGCCAGATATGATTATGGGCTGCTGATTTTTATATTGACATTCTCATTGATATCTGTATCCGGTTTCCGTGATGATGAGATAATAGAATTGGCGCACAAAAGGCTATCCACCATTATCATTGGTGGGCTTGCCTGTGTGATCATAACCATTTTTGTTTGCCCTGTATGGGCTGGTGAAGATCTTCACAATCTGATTGCTGTCAACGTGGAGAGGCTTGCTAACTTCTTAGAAG GATTTGGAGATGAATACTTCAAAACAACAGCGGATGGAGAGTCTACTGACGGCAAGTCGTGTCTGGGTGAATACAAGAATGTTCTCAGTTCAAAAAATACTGAAGAATCCTTG GCTAATTTTGCGAGATGGGAGCCTCGTCATGGCCACTTCCAGTTCCGCCATCCATGGAAACAATACCTCAGAATTGGAACCCTAACTCGCGAATGCGCCTACAGAATAGATGCGCTCAGCGGCTACATCAACTCCGACGTTCAA GTTTCACTTGAAATTCGCAGTCAAATCCAGGATGCATGCACGAAAATGAGCTTGGAATGTGGCAAGGCACTGAAAGAAGTAGCTTCTGCAATACGGACAATGAGTAAACCATCTTCAGCCGACCGCCATGTTTCAAACTCGAAAACAGCTGCCAAGAATCTTGAGTCATTACTCAGATCAGGCTTATGGGAAAATGCTGAGCTCTTAGCAGTGATACCAGCTGCCACGGTGGCTTCTCTACTCTTCGATGTTGTCAAGTGCACTGAGAAAATCGTTGATTCTGTTCATGAGCTAGCATCCATGGCGCATTTTAAGACTGTAGATCGTACTGTATCCCCAGAAAAGGAAGAAGTACCACATGATATTGAACAACTTAAACCAGTTCCCAAGATTGATAGCCCTCATGTTGTTATAACAGTTCATGGGTCAACTAGTGCAGCTTTCCCAGAAAATGGCACTACTCCCCACCAATACTACTGA